From the genome of Thermoflexus sp.:
GGCCGTTGATTAGGTGTCGCAGTCGTTCCCGCAGCCGCTGTTCCAGGGCCATGGGGTCGCGGATCTGGCTGGCATGGCACTGGAGGGCAGCCATTTTCAGCGCGAAGACATCGGTGATGTCCACCCAGTGGTTGGCATATTCGGTGGTGGAGAGATAGACCTCCCGAACCCGATGGGGTTCCAGGCCTTCCTGGAGCAGTTCTGGGAAATACATGGGGTTTCCTGCGGCCGGGAAGATCGCGTCCAGGGTGGCCAGTCCGATCGCCCGGTGGTCGTTGTGATTGATGTAGCGGTTGCCCCGGATCAGGGTTTGCGGATCCATGGTGACCACGATGTCGGGGCGGTATCGTCGGATGACGCGTACGATATCCCGTCGCAGGTTGAGGTTGGGCTCCAGGGAGCCGTCGGTGTAGTTCAGGAAGATGACCTCGCGTACCCCTAGCACGGCGGCAGCTTGGCGCTGTTCATGTTCGCGGATAGCGGCCAGCCGTTCAGGGGTCATGGTGGGGTCATCGCTCCCTTTTTCTCCCCGTGTGGCAAGGCAGTAGATGACCTCGTGTCCCTCCCGAACCCACCGGGCGATGGTGCCGCCTGCGGCGAATTCGGGATCGTCGGGATGAGCCATCACCACCAGGATGCGCATGGGCATTCCTCCTGATCTCCGGATTTGTGGGAAGGTGCAAAGGTAAGGATATTCCCCGTTCGGTATGGTGGCTTTCTGCAGGAGGGGGGTGATTATCCTCGGATTCGAAGCACTCCTTTTGTTCGCACGGTGTAGTCGTGTGGGGATAGGAAGATCTCCAGGAAGATTTGTTCGATTTCCTCAGCGATGGCGGAAGGGTTTTCCCCGGTGAAGGTTTTGCTCGGGTTGTTTTCCCGAAGATGTGGAGGGATTTGCCATCCCATGGCGCGCAGGCGGTTTAACATGGCCGGTGAGAGGGGGCGGGCCTTGCGGCGAGGTCCCCAATCTCCGCTGCAGACCTCGCCTTTCAAACCTTCTGGTGTTCGTTCGAACTGGACGTATGCCAGAGGGCGTCCTGGGATTTCAAAGACGATGGCGCTTCCGGGTGGTGCATTCAGCAGCTCCTGAAGGTATTGAGTGAACAGCTTTAGACGTTGTTCTCGGGTCGATGCTTTCATTGCTGGGATCTGTCCCTCCGTGGGCCTTTGGGATCGTCTATTGTAGCGCAGTCCCTCTTGTGATTTGCTCGATTGTGGAAGCTCCTGGTGGAGCCTCACCGAGGCTCCAGGTGGGCGGAGACTCATCCGGGTCGAAAGGCAGGATCCTGGTCGTATGTGATGGGATGAGGGGGAGCATTGAGTTTCTGGGCGATCTGGTGGGAAATCGCTTCCAGGTCGTCCCGAGCGAAGCCTACTGTGATATGAAGGATCTGACCGTGAGGATCGATCACGAAGGTGGTTGGCACGTGTGTCAGGTGGTAGGCGATGGAGCTGGCGAAGTGATGATCCGCCAGGATGGGAAAGGATAAGCCGAGCTCCCGGGCGAGGTTTTGAAGGATGGGAGGGGGATCCTGGCCGATCCCCAGCAATCGCCATCCAGATGAGGGATAGGCGCGGTGCAGGTTCTCCAGGCGAGGCAGAATCAGGCGGCAGGTGGGGCATGATTCTTTGAAGAAAACCAGAATAGTGAGAGAGCCTTCTGGTTGTTCCAGGTAAGGCTGTCCATCCAGGGTGAGGCCAATCAGAAGAGGGGCGCGATCTCCTTGTCGTAGTGTGGTCATGGTTCCTCCTTTTTCTCACTGTTCTCTTCTTGGTGGATGAGATCAGGACCAGTTCCTTGGAAGCGGCAGTTTCTTTCCTGGGTTCATGATGTTCTTTGGATCGAAGAGGAGCTTGACGGCCCAGAATTTCTCGATTGCGATAGGTGGAAAGGCCTGTGAAACAAAATCCAACTTAAGCAGTCCGATGCCATGCTCGCCGGAGAGGACGCCTCCCAGTTCTATGGCGGCCTGGAAGATCCGGGTGGCGGCCTGGGCGACGCGGTTCATCTCGTCTGGATTCCGACGATCGCATAGCAACGTAGGGTGAAGGTTTCCGTCCCCAATGTGTCCGTAAAGCACGATCGGGACACCGGTTTCTTGGGCGATCTGCTGGATGTGACGGATCATCTGGGGGATGCGGGAGCGAGGAACTGTGATATCCTCGCTGAATTTGTGGGTCGCCAGTCGCGCGATGGCGGGGGAGACCTGACGGCGGGGCTCCCATAAGTGGGTAGCCGATTCCGCGTCTGTGGCTATGCGAACCACTCGACCACCAAAGGCCTGAACCTCCCGGGCCATCCGGGCCAGATCCCTCCGCACCGCTTCTTCCTCCCCATCTGCTGCCAGCAACAGGAGCGCCTCCGCTTCCACTGGCAACCCATAAGGGTGAAAGGCTTCCACCGCCCGCATCACCCCCTGGTCCATCAGCTCCGCCATCAACGGCAACACGCCGGAACTTAAAATCGCGACGACCGCTTCGCATGCAGATTCCAGATGATCAAAGGCCACCGCCAGCGCCCCCAGCGCCGGCGGCCGCGGCAACAGACGAACCGTCACCTCCGTGATCACCCCCAGAGTTCCCTCTGACCCAATGAACAGATGTTTGAGATCATAACCCGATACGTCCTTCATCACCCGACCCCCAAGCCGCAATACCTCCCCGCCCGGCAGGACCACTTCCATCCCCAGGACATAGTCCCGGGTCACCCCATATTTCAGGCAGCGCGGCCCGCCCGCATTGGTCGCCACGTTGCCCCCTATGGTGGACATATACAATGATGCCGGGTCTGGAGGATAGAACCACCCATGAGCCTCCACCGCTTTCTGAAGCTCATAGGTGATCACCCCAGGCTGGACCACCGCTACACCATCCACCGGATCGACCTCCAGGATCCGATTCATCCGGGCCAGATTTAAACAGATCCCCCCCACCATCGGCACCGATCCCCCAGCCAGCCCGGTCCCTCCACCCCGCGGAACCACCGGCATCTCCAGCTCATCGGCTATGCGAAGCACCTCGGCCACGTCCGCCGTGGATTCGGCATGAACCACCACGTCCGGCACCCCCTCCGCCCACGTGGCATCATACCCATAAACCAGCCGCTCCACCGGATGAATCGAAATCTGATCGGGACGCAAATGCCCCCGCAAGCGCGCCACCACCTCATCCACGGATCGATCCTTCATCTCTTCCTCCCACCACCCTGGCAAGACCGTCACCCTATGCCATATTCAGGACATCGATCAGGAAAACATACCAAGGGGACGGAAGACCTCTTCCCCACATCAATACGCATTCGGGCTGCGGAAGGTCAGGGTCTGGACCAGGGTGCGTAGAAGGATCTTGATGTCCAGCCACAGGGACCAGTTCTCCACATACCACAGGTCATACTTGGTTCGCTCTGTGATGGAAGTGTCCCCCCGCAAGCCGTTGATCTGAGCCCATCCGGTGATGCCCGCTTTCTCCCGATGGCGCTCCATATACCGGGGGATCACCCGCCGGAACTGTTCCACATAAACGGGACGCTCCGGACGAGGCCCCACCAGACTCATATCCCCCAGGAGAACGTTGATCAGCTGCGGCAGCTCGTCCAGGTTGAGCCGCCGCAGGATCGCCCCCACCCGGGTGCGCCGCGGATCGTCCGGCCGTGTCCACCCCGGCCCCTCCTTCTCCGCATCCGCTCGCATGGATCGGAACTTCAACATCAGGAAGGGCCGTCCGTCCAGCCCCATGCGCTCCTGAACATAGAAAACCGGTCCCGGGGAATCCAGCTTGATCAGGATGGCGATCAATACCATCAACGGCGAGAGCAGGATCAGCCCGATGCTGGCCCCCACGATATCCATGGCCCGCTTGAGCACCAGCTTCCAGCCCCGCTGGGCCACATCGCGCACCGTCAATAACGGCAACCCGCCCAGATCATCCAGGGAAGGCTGGGTGGCGATCAGTTGGAAGACGTCCGGGTAGATTTTGATGGAGAGATTGCTTCGCTCGCAGAGAGAGATCAGGCGCAGCACTTCGCCATGGGGGGCTTCCGGGACAGCAATGAGCACTTCATCCACATCCCGCGCGTAGACCAGATCCGGGAGATCCTCAGCGGTCCCGATGACGGGGATCCCGGCCACCTGGGTCGCGCCGTTGCTGTGCAGGGCCACCACGCCGATCACCTCATAGCCGAACCAGGGCGCTCCCTGGATGCGGCGGATCACCGCCTCGGCCGCCTCCCCCGTCCCCACAATCAGCATCCGGCTGCGATCCCAGCCCCGGGCCCGCAACGTTCCCCACAGGGCGCGCAGGAGCATCCGCCCGGCGCCGATCCACAGGATGCCCATAACCCAGGCGTAGAGAACCATCGCCCGTGGATAGTCGAAAGCAAGCAGCGTCTCTTTAAAAGCCATTGAGACGGTTGCCACTGTGAAAATCATCGCCATGGAGAACGCCCCTGCAACCCGCGAGATCTCATCCAGACGCGAGGTCGCCCGTCCCAGATGGTATAGACGGTGGAGGAAAAACATCACCGCCGTCCATCCCAGCAAGACCCCCATCATCGGGAGATATTTCTCAAACCCCCCGATGTTCTGGGGTGGATAAGGCCATGACCATTGGGCCCGGATCCGGTAAGCCGCATAGAAAGCCAGGGCGGCCCACCCCATATCGTTGAAAACCAGGAGGGTGTTTAACAGCCAGCGAGCGCGCCTCCGGTTCATTCTTCAACCTCCCGATTGCTTTCTCCCTCGCTCGCCCTGGTGCCGGGTTCAACGAGAGCATCAGGGTCGAAGCCCCCCCTGCCGGGTGATCGACCGAGGACTGCAGGACCCGCTTTAGCGGCGATCCGTAACCGGATGATCCGCGTTCTTCAAATCCCGCCGCATTTCCTGCCACAGCCGCCAGCCGCCTTTCAACACCAGTCCGGCCCGCACCAGGAAATCCAGCCAGCCTGGCGTAGCCGATCGATAATGCTTTCGATAAAAGATCCACATGGCTCGATTGAACTCGTATCGGGCCCGCGGGCTCATCCGGCTGGACGCCCGCTTGATGTGGAGGACGACGACCTCAGGATAATAGTAGATTTTCCACCCGGCCTGTTTCATGCGATACGCCCAATCCAGATCTTCCCCATACATGAAAAACGACTCATCCAGCAACCCCACCTGCATGATCGCCTCGCGGCGCACCATCATGAAGGCGCCCACCACGGAATCCACCTCATACGTCTGATCCGGATCGAGGAAGGTCAGGTTGTATCGGGCGAAACGCGGGCTCTTCGGGAACAGCCGGCTTAAACCGGAGAACCGATAGAAAGCCACCTCAGGGGTGGGAAAGCTCCGACGGCAGGCCAGGTCCATGGAGCCATCCGGCCGAACGATCTTGGGGCCCGCCGCCCCCGCCTCCGGATGGGCATCCAGAAAGCCCACCATCCGGGCCAGGGCGTCGGGTGGCACCTCGGTGTCCGGGTTGAGCAGCAGGGCGTAACGCGGTCTGGGCGCTGCGTTCGGAACCCCAAAGCCGAAGGAACGCAGGCCCAGGTTATTGGCATAGGCGTAGCCGCCGTTCACCGGGCT
Proteins encoded in this window:
- a CDS encoding PIG-L deacetylase family protein; translated protein: MRILVVMAHPDDPEFAAGGTIARWVREGHEVIYCLATRGEKGSDDPTMTPERLAAIREHEQRQAAAVLGVREVIFLNYTDGSLEPNLNLRRDIVRVIRRYRPDIVVTMDPQTLIRGNRYINHNDHRAIGLATLDAIFPAAGNPMYFPELLQEGLEPHRVREVYLSTTEYANHWVDITDVFALKMAALQCHASQIRDPMALEQRLRERLRHLINGREILAESFRHIILEG
- a CDS encoding TlpA disulfide reductase family protein produces the protein MTTLRQGDRAPLLIGLTLDGQPYLEQPEGSLTILVFFKESCPTCRLILPRLENLHRAYPSSGWRLLGIGQDPPPILQNLARELGLSFPILADHHFASSIAYHLTHVPTTFVIDPHGQILHITVGFARDDLEAISHQIAQKLNAPPHPITYDQDPAFRPG
- a CDS encoding FAD-binding oxidoreductase, with the protein product MKDRSVDEVVARLRGHLRPDQISIHPVERLVYGYDATWAEGVPDVVVHAESTADVAEVLRIADELEMPVVPRGGGTGLAGGSVPMVGGICLNLARMNRILEVDPVDGVAVVQPGVITYELQKAVEAHGWFYPPDPASLYMSTIGGNVATNAGGPRCLKYGVTRDYVLGMEVVLPGGEVLRLGGRVMKDVSGYDLKHLFIGSEGTLGVITEVTVRLLPRPPALGALAVAFDHLESACEAVVAILSSGVLPLMAELMDQGVMRAVEAFHPYGLPVEAEALLLLAADGEEEAVRRDLARMAREVQAFGGRVVRIATDAESATHLWEPRRQVSPAIARLATHKFSEDITVPRSRIPQMIRHIQQIAQETGVPIVLYGHIGDGNLHPTLLCDRRNPDEMNRVAQAATRIFQAAIELGGVLSGEHGIGLLKLDFVSQAFPPIAIEKFWAVKLLFDPKNIMNPGKKLPLPRNWS
- a CDS encoding glycosyltransferase family 2 protein, with the protein product MPDLDVGVVIVNYNTRELLRRCLQTVRASQGVTFEICVVDNASIDGSPDMVEQEFPEVRVIRSPVNGGYAYANNLGLRSFGFGVPNAAPRPRYALLLNPDTEVPPDALARMVGFLDAHPEAGAAGPKIVRPDGSMDLACRRSFPTPEVAFYRFSGLSRLFPKSPRFARYNLTFLDPDQTYEVDSVVGAFMMVRREAIMQVGLLDESFFMYGEDLDWAYRMKQAGWKIYYYPEVVVLHIKRASSRMSPRARYEFNRAMWIFYRKHYRSATPGWLDFLVRAGLVLKGGWRLWQEMRRDLKNADHPVTDRR
- a CDS encoding undecaprenyl-phosphate glucose phosphotransferase gives rise to the protein MNRRRARWLLNTLLVFNDMGWAALAFYAAYRIRAQWSWPYPPQNIGGFEKYLPMMGVLLGWTAVMFFLHRLYHLGRATSRLDEISRVAGAFSMAMIFTVATVSMAFKETLLAFDYPRAMVLYAWVMGILWIGAGRMLLRALWGTLRARGWDRSRMLIVGTGEAAEAVIRRIQGAPWFGYEVIGVVALHSNGATQVAGIPVIGTAEDLPDLVYARDVDEVLIAVPEAPHGEVLRLISLCERSNLSIKIYPDVFQLIATQPSLDDLGGLPLLTVRDVAQRGWKLVLKRAMDIVGASIGLILLSPLMVLIAILIKLDSPGPVFYVQERMGLDGRPFLMLKFRSMRADAEKEGPGWTRPDDPRRTRVGAILRRLNLDELPQLINVLLGDMSLVGPRPERPVYVEQFRRVIPRYMERHREKAGITGWAQINGLRGDTSITERTKYDLWYVENWSLWLDIKILLRTLVQTLTFRSPNAY
- a CDS encoding TY-Chap domain-containing protein, whose amino-acid sequence is MKASTREQRLKLFTQYLQELLNAPPGSAIVFEIPGRPLAYVQFERTPEGLKGEVCSGDWGPRRKARPLSPAMLNRLRAMGWQIPPHLRENNPSKTFTGENPSAIAEEIEQIFLEIFLSPHDYTVRTKGVLRIRG